Part of the Actinomycetota bacterium genome is shown below.
TGATCATCGCGGGGGCCGGGGGAGCCGCCCACCTCCCGGGAATGACCGCCTCGAAGACGGTGCTCCCGGTCCTCGGGGTGCCCGTGCGGTCGTCCCACCTCCAGGGGCTCGACTCCCTCCTCTCGATCGTGCAGATGCCTAGGGGGGTCCCGGTCGGCACCCTGGCCATCGGCGAGGCGGGGGCCGTGAACGCGGCGCTGCTGGCCGCGGCGATCGTGGCGCGGACCGACCCCGGCGTGCGCGAACGCCTGGCCGCGTACCGGGAGGCGCAGACGCGGAGGGTGCTCGAGGACGAGC
Proteins encoded:
- the purE gene encoding 5-(carboxyamino)imidazole ribonucleotide mutase, encoding MGEDGPLVAVIMGSRSDWETMRHAVETLRELGVACEHRIVSAHRTPDLLFEFAVGAEARGIQVIIAGAGGAAHLPGMTASKTVLPVLGVPVRSSHLQGLDSLLSIVQMPRGVPVGTLAIGEAGAVNAALLAAAIVARTDPGVRERLAAYREAQTRRVLEDEL